The Terriglobus tenax genome contains a region encoding:
- a CDS encoding XdhC family protein has protein sequence MKERRDIVALAGHATGGVLVTLVRVEGSSYRRPGARLLLLPDGRTAGTISGGCLEAEVLRKALWKVRDGAVMERFSTAFDDTEEIPYGLGCGGVVDLLLEPADSQACRALLGAMAASLHGYPCQVTTWLPRPGEKGLKRLVRTADGEELFADEGFQDCDDPERCFEETLVTPQRLIVLGAGDDAKPLVRMAGELGWSIIVADGRPQLAKYDRFPGAEAVGVADSLESLKIRPDDAVVLMTHSYEQDRSWMAELLPVAPRYLGLLGARHRSSLLIQQSAAMAGLPLETACERVHAPVGLDLGGDGPEAVALAILSEAQAVVNGRPAGSRQLTADSVQTILAEGPEIRYEGVVCALDALS, from the coding sequence ATGAAAGAGCGCAGAGACATTGTCGCGCTGGCAGGACACGCCACCGGTGGCGTTCTGGTCACGCTGGTGCGCGTGGAAGGCTCCAGCTACCGCAGGCCCGGAGCACGTCTGCTGCTGCTGCCCGATGGCCGCACCGCCGGGACCATCAGTGGTGGTTGCCTGGAGGCGGAGGTGCTGCGCAAAGCCTTGTGGAAGGTGCGCGACGGCGCTGTGATGGAGCGTTTCTCCACCGCCTTTGACGACACCGAAGAGATTCCCTACGGCCTTGGTTGTGGCGGTGTGGTGGACCTGCTGCTGGAACCCGCTGACTCGCAGGCGTGCCGCGCTCTGCTGGGCGCCATGGCGGCATCCCTGCACGGCTACCCGTGCCAGGTCACCACGTGGCTTCCACGACCCGGCGAAAAGGGTCTGAAGCGGCTGGTCCGCACGGCAGATGGCGAAGAGCTATTCGCTGACGAAGGCTTTCAGGATTGCGACGACCCCGAGCGCTGTTTTGAAGAGACACTTGTTACCCCGCAGCGGCTCATTGTTCTTGGCGCGGGCGACGACGCCAAGCCGCTGGTCCGCATGGCGGGCGAACTTGGCTGGAGCATCATCGTTGCCGACGGCCGCCCGCAGCTTGCGAAGTATGACCGCTTTCCCGGGGCAGAGGCCGTGGGCGTTGCCGACTCACTCGAGAGCCTGAAGATCAGGCCGGACGATGCTGTCGTCCTGATGACCCACAGCTATGAACAGGACCGCAGCTGGATGGCCGAGCTGCTGCCCGTCGCTCCCCGCTACCTGGGACTGCTGGGCGCACGGCATCGCTCCAGCCTGCTGATCCAGCAGAGCGCTGCCATGGCCGGTCTGCCCTTGGAAACCGCCTGTGAGCGGGTTCACGCGCCGGTCGGTCTGGACCTGGGCGGCGATGGCCCGGAGGCGGTCGCTCTTGCCATTCTGTCGGAGGCGCAGGCCGTGGTGAACGGGCGGCCCGCGGGGTCACGCCAGCTGACTGCGGACAGTGTGCAAACCATCCTCGCCGAGGGGCCGGAGATTCGCTACGAAGGCGTCGTATGTGCCCTGGATGCGCTGTCATGA
- a CDS encoding SPL family radical SAM protein produces the protein MAAEAGPLDDGHLVEFAGMKVGSVLNKSVSKRMRWMAWSINPYRGCEFGCRYCYARYTHTFLAPKDGPGEGQPDFHDPEVFERKIFVKENAAWLLEQELRQLERQGRIAEEIALGTATDPWQPIERKLRVTRSLLEVLARRSGLRVGMVTKSALIARDIDLLEQIARKSTLVVHITITTPDVELARKLEPRAPRPDLRLATVRKLRDAGIWVGVLNSPLLPGITDGLAEMDRMARLASEHGACFFAANPLFLKPCSRPTYLSFVREHFPALEPEYARRFQDREFAETAYAARLSAMVTALCRKYHLNKRSMDSLLSSEVALKMPPGIAERDTAPGQARLFG, from the coding sequence ATGGCTGCTGAAGCTGGTCCTCTGGATGACGGCCATCTGGTGGAGTTTGCCGGGATGAAGGTCGGCAGTGTGCTGAACAAATCCGTCTCCAAGCGGATGCGCTGGATGGCCTGGAGCATCAATCCATACCGCGGTTGCGAGTTCGGCTGCAGGTACTGTTACGCGCGATATACGCATACGTTCCTGGCGCCCAAGGACGGACCGGGGGAGGGTCAGCCGGACTTCCATGATCCGGAGGTCTTCGAACGGAAGATCTTCGTGAAGGAGAATGCCGCGTGGCTGCTGGAGCAGGAGCTTCGGCAACTGGAGCGGCAGGGCCGCATCGCGGAGGAGATCGCGCTTGGGACGGCGACCGATCCGTGGCAGCCCATTGAACGGAAGCTGCGTGTGACGCGGAGCCTGCTGGAGGTTCTGGCGCGCCGCAGCGGCCTTCGCGTGGGCATGGTGACCAAGTCGGCGCTGATTGCGCGGGATATCGACCTGCTGGAGCAGATTGCCCGCAAAAGCACGCTGGTGGTGCACATCACCATCACCACGCCGGACGTGGAGCTGGCGCGGAAGCTGGAGCCGCGCGCTCCGCGGCCAGACCTGCGGCTGGCCACCGTACGCAAGCTTCGGGATGCGGGCATATGGGTGGGTGTGCTGAACTCGCCGCTGCTGCCCGGCATTACCGATGGACTGGCGGAGATGGACCGCATGGCGCGCCTTGCCTCGGAACATGGCGCGTGCTTCTTTGCGGCCAACCCGCTGTTTTTGAAACCGTGCTCGCGTCCCACGTACCTGAGCTTTGTTCGCGAGCACTTCCCTGCCCTGGAACCGGAATACGCCCGCCGGTTCCAGGACCGGGAGTTTGCCGAGACGGCCTACGCCGCGCGGCTGAGCGCGATGGTGACGGCGCTGTGCCGCAAGTACCACCTGAACAAGCGCTCGATGGATTCCCTGCTGTCGTCCGAGGTGGCACTGAAGATGCCGCCGGGTATCGCGGAGAGAGACACTGCTCCGGGACAGGCACGTTTGTTTGGCTAA
- a CDS encoding ROK family protein — protein MHKVLAIDVGGTHIKVLATGKKTPIKIASGPDATASYMVEQVLAATASWEYDRISIGYPGPVIRNKPADEPHNLGPGWVDFDYEKAFGKPVRILNDAAMQALGSYEGGRMLFLGLGTGLGTAMILDGTIASMELAHLPYRKGKTYEEFVGKDGLKLRGRKKWQRSVHDIIERLRAALLCEYVVLGGGNAKLLEELPEGVLMGTNANAFAGGFRLWDETPITGNPKNVIEIGRAHIRQSAARRHQHAHPRNT, from the coding sequence ATGCACAAAGTTCTGGCAATTGACGTCGGTGGAACCCATATCAAGGTTCTCGCCACGGGAAAGAAAACACCCATCAAAATCGCCTCCGGCCCTGACGCCACAGCCAGCTACATGGTGGAACAGGTGCTGGCCGCAACGGCTTCCTGGGAGTATGACCGTATCTCCATCGGCTACCCCGGCCCGGTCATTCGCAATAAGCCCGCCGATGAGCCGCACAACCTCGGCCCCGGTTGGGTCGACTTCGACTACGAAAAGGCCTTCGGTAAGCCCGTACGCATCCTGAACGATGCCGCCATGCAGGCCCTTGGCAGCTATGAGGGGGGACGCATGCTCTTTCTCGGCCTGGGGACAGGGCTGGGTACGGCAATGATCCTCGACGGCACCATCGCTTCCATGGAACTGGCCCACCTGCCGTATCGCAAGGGAAAGACCTATGAAGAGTTCGTCGGTAAGGATGGCCTGAAGCTTCGCGGCCGCAAAAAGTGGCAGAGGTCGGTCCACGACATCATCGAGCGGCTGCGTGCTGCGCTGTTGTGCGAGTATGTCGTCCTTGGCGGCGGAAATGCCAAGCTGCTGGAGGAGTTGCCTGAAGGCGTTCTGATGGGGACAAACGCCAATGCATTCGCCGGCGGCTTCCGCCTGTGGGACGAGACGCCGATTACAGGCAATCCCAAGAACGTCATCGAGATCGGCCGCGCACATATCCGCCAGTCCGCCGCACGCCGGCACCAGCACGCGCATCCCAGAAACACTTAG
- a CDS encoding TldD/PmbA family protein, which translates to MSIPTADAILPQTDLNLLAQQVVERALKAGATDAEAVVYEGDEFSTRVRLGQVETLQESGSRAIGLRVFIGQRTANTSSSDLSEASIERLVSGAVSLAKITSEDPFAGLPEKDEFGQLQGDLGLYFDDVYSLPVEERIEIARRCEAAAMAFDTRIQNSSGADFDAATSRKMMVNSRGFRGEYRRSYCGFSVSPIAQEATGGMQRDSWYSSARRIGDLESPEEIGQQAARRALRRLGARRVPTQKAQVVFSPEIARSLMGNIFDAANGDAIYRHATFFAGQLGEQVAGENVTIVDDGTLVFDGVGGFGTSPFDGEGLPTRRTVIVENGIFRNYPLNSYTGRKLGMKSTGNASRGLAGTPGIGAGNFFLQPGSMTPEELIGEVKSGLYVTETMGFGVNLVTGDYSQGASGLWIENGELAYPVEEITIAGNLKEMYRNISAIGNDLRFRSASASPTIRIEGMTIAGA; encoded by the coding sequence ATGAGTATCCCGACCGCAGATGCAATCTTGCCGCAGACCGACCTGAACCTTCTTGCCCAGCAGGTGGTGGAGCGCGCCCTGAAGGCGGGCGCCACGGACGCCGAGGCCGTCGTTTACGAGGGCGATGAGTTCTCCACGCGCGTTCGCCTGGGACAGGTGGAGACGCTGCAGGAGTCAGGCTCGCGCGCCATTGGATTGCGTGTCTTTATCGGCCAGCGCACGGCCAATACTTCGTCTTCGGACCTCTCAGAAGCATCGATTGAGCGGCTGGTGAGCGGAGCCGTCTCGCTGGCGAAGATTACCAGCGAAGACCCCTTTGCCGGTCTGCCGGAGAAGGACGAGTTTGGGCAGTTGCAGGGCGACCTGGGGCTGTACTTTGACGATGTCTACTCCCTGCCGGTGGAGGAGCGGATTGAGATTGCCCGCCGCTGCGAAGCCGCCGCGATGGCCTTCGATACGCGTATCCAGAACTCGTCGGGAGCGGACTTTGATGCGGCAACCTCGCGCAAGATGATGGTGAACTCACGCGGCTTCCGCGGCGAATATCGCCGCAGCTACTGCGGCTTCTCGGTCTCCCCCATTGCACAGGAAGCGACCGGGGGCATGCAGCGGGACTCGTGGTACTCGTCGGCGCGGCGGATTGGCGACCTGGAATCGCCGGAAGAGATTGGCCAGCAGGCCGCACGGCGCGCCCTGCGCCGGCTGGGAGCGCGCCGCGTACCGACGCAGAAGGCCCAGGTGGTCTTCTCGCCGGAGATTGCGCGCAGCCTGATGGGCAACATCTTTGACGCCGCGAACGGCGACGCGATCTATCGCCATGCCACTTTCTTCGCCGGCCAGTTGGGCGAGCAGGTGGCAGGTGAGAACGTCACGATTGTGGACGATGGCACGCTCGTGTTTGATGGCGTGGGCGGCTTTGGCACATCGCCGTTTGATGGCGAAGGGTTGCCGACGCGGCGCACGGTGATCGTCGAAAACGGCATCTTCAGGAACTACCCCCTGAACAGCTATACCGGGCGCAAACTGGGCATGAAGTCCACCGGCAACGCCTCACGCGGTCTGGCGGGAACGCCGGGCATCGGCGCGGGCAACTTCTTCCTGCAGCCGGGCAGCATGACGCCGGAAGAACTGATTGGCGAGGTGAAGAGCGGCCTGTACGTGACCGAGACGATGGGCTTCGGCGTGAACCTGGTGACGGGCGACTACTCCCAGGGCGCAAGCGGCCTGTGGATTGAGAACGGCGAGCTGGCATATCCGGTGGAAGAGATTACCATCGCCGGCAATTTGAAGGAGATGTACAGGAACATCTCCGCGATTGGGAATGACCTGCGCTTCCGCAGCGCCAGCGCCAGCCCGACGATCCGCATTGAGGGGATGACGATTGCTGGAGCGTAG
- a CDS encoding M61 family metallopeptidase — MPAGIFVAVNPLKSALTFTSFALLAAAAQAQSTEYRISFQDRVHHVLQVEATFRGIPASQPLRVQMSRSSPGRYAAFEYAENLFDEQITGADNQPLKATRPDPRTWQITGHKGTVHITYHLFGDRVDGTFMAVDTTHAHLNWPATVLWAHGLEEKPTKITFVLPTDSKWKIATQLYPTSDPTTFTAPNLQYLMDSPAELSDYMLRTFTVAPLTPGGKTQTIRVVVHTHGTDAQMDAFTRDVETIVREQQAIYGELPDYEPGYYTFLCDYLPWDNGDGMEHRNSTVITQASAFGNRRLTGTVAHEYFHNWNVERIRPQGLEPFNFADVNMSFGMFLAEGFTQYYGPLAQARGGIIEREQALAQMAGAISAVQNSPGTKYRSATDMSRFAPFADGASRAQPVYNANTFVSYYTFGAAIATGLDLSLRSKTNGKVSLDDFMRAMWKAYGKPGGSAPGLVGHPYTLADVKTQLALVSGDKAWADDFVTRYMDGTDRIDYAPLLLRAGYVLRPVQGQAVLGVRVDKKGNAAVVDTPTIVGSPAYNAGLDLDDELISIAGTPITAQEDVVKVVAGKKAGDQVELVFKRRGEEIHATATLAPDQRLEIVSVPTPTEEQKAFREAWLGSKVK, encoded by the coding sequence ATGCCGGCGGGTATCTTCGTAGCTGTGAATCCACTCAAGTCCGCGCTCACATTCACCTCGTTCGCCCTGCTCGCTGCTGCGGCACAGGCGCAGTCCACGGAGTACCGCATTTCCTTCCAGGACCGCGTTCACCACGTCCTCCAGGTGGAGGCCACCTTCCGCGGTATCCCGGCCAGCCAGCCGCTGCGTGTGCAGATGAGCCGCTCCTCGCCCGGCCGCTACGCTGCCTTTGAGTACGCCGAAAATCTCTTCGACGAACAGATCACCGGCGCCGACAACCAGCCGCTGAAAGCCACACGTCCCGACCCGCGTACGTGGCAGATCACCGGCCACAAGGGCACCGTGCACATCACCTACCACCTCTTCGGAGACCGAGTGGACGGCACCTTTATGGCCGTCGATACCACGCACGCGCACCTGAACTGGCCGGCCACCGTCCTGTGGGCGCATGGCCTCGAAGAGAAGCCCACAAAGATCACCTTCGTTCTTCCAACGGACTCAAAGTGGAAGATAGCCACTCAGCTCTACCCCACCAGCGATCCCACCACCTTCACCGCGCCCAACCTGCAGTACCTGATGGACAGCCCGGCTGAACTCAGCGATTACATGCTGCGCACCTTCACCGTCGCTCCGCTCACTCCTGGTGGCAAGACACAGACCATCCGCGTCGTCGTGCACACGCACGGCACCGACGCACAGATGGACGCCTTCACCAGGGACGTCGAGACCATCGTGCGCGAGCAGCAGGCCATCTACGGCGAACTGCCCGACTACGAGCCCGGCTACTACACCTTCCTCTGCGACTACCTGCCCTGGGACAACGGCGACGGCATGGAGCATCGAAACTCCACCGTCATCACGCAGGCCTCGGCCTTCGGCAACCGCCGCCTCACCGGCACCGTGGCGCATGAGTACTTCCACAACTGGAACGTCGAGCGCATCCGCCCGCAGGGCCTTGAGCCCTTCAACTTCGCCGACGTCAATATGAGCTTCGGCATGTTCCTGGCCGAGGGCTTCACCCAGTACTACGGCCCGCTGGCGCAGGCACGCGGCGGCATCATCGAACGCGAACAGGCGCTTGCCCAGATGGCCGGTGCGATCAGTGCCGTGCAGAATTCGCCCGGAACGAAGTACCGCTCCGCCACGGACATGAGCCGCTTCGCGCCCTTCGCCGACGGAGCCAGCCGCGCACAGCCCGTCTACAACGCCAACACTTTCGTCTCCTACTACACCTTCGGAGCGGCCATTGCCACCGGCCTCGACCTCTCGCTGCGCTCAAAGACCAACGGCAAGGTCTCACTCGATGACTTTATGCGCGCCATGTGGAAGGCCTACGGCAAGCCCGGCGGCTCGGCTCCGGGACTCGTTGGCCACCCCTACACTCTTGCCGATGTGAAGACGCAGCTCGCACTGGTAAGCGGCGACAAGGCATGGGCCGATGACTTCGTCACACGCTACATGGATGGTACCGACCGCATCGACTACGCTCCTCTACTGTTGCGCGCCGGGTACGTTCTACGGCCGGTTCAGGGGCAGGCTGTGCTTGGTGTCCGCGTCGATAAGAAAGGGAACGCCGCGGTCGTCGATACTCCCACCATCGTCGGTTCGCCCGCCTACAACGCGGGCCTGGACCTGGACGATGAGCTGATCTCCATTGCGGGAACACCCATCACTGCACAAGAAGACGTCGTGAAAGTGGTTGCCGGCAAGAAGGCAGGCGACCAGGTCGAGCTGGTCTTCAAGCGCCGCGGTGAGGAGATCCACGCCACCGCAACCCTCGCGCCCGACCAGCGGCTGGAGATCGTTTCCGTCCCCACCCCAACAGAGGAACAGAAAGCCTTCCGCGAAGCCTGGCTTGGAAGCAAGGTGAAGTAG
- a CDS encoding SRPBCC family protein yields MFRLLAIAVALVVAVILILAATKPSTYHVERSISISAPPQKTANLVDDFHLWDRWSPWAKLDPEMKVTYSGPQSGIGSIYHWKGNSKVGEGEMEILSVEPGKTTIRLDFLKPFEGNNTTVFYFAGNPDGPVTVRWTMDGPANFMTRVMLVFTSMDKMIGPDFEQGLANLKTAAER; encoded by the coding sequence ATGTTTCGACTCCTGGCAATTGCAGTCGCGTTGGTGGTGGCGGTCATCCTGATCCTGGCTGCCACCAAGCCCTCCACCTACCACGTGGAGCGTTCCATCTCCATCTCCGCGCCGCCGCAGAAGACCGCCAACCTGGTGGATGATTTCCACCTGTGGGACCGCTGGTCACCCTGGGCCAAACTCGACCCTGAGATGAAGGTCACCTACTCCGGCCCGCAGAGCGGCATCGGTTCCATCTATCACTGGAAGGGCAACAGCAAGGTCGGCGAGGGCGAGATGGAGATCCTCTCCGTCGAGCCCGGCAAAACCACCATCCGGCTGGATTTCCTCAAGCCCTTCGAAGGCAACAACACCACCGTCTTTTACTTTGCCGGAAATCCTGACGGACCGGTCACAGTGCGCTGGACCATGGACGGGCCCGCCAACTTCATGACCAGGGTGATGCTGGTGTTTACGAGCATGGACAAGATGATTGGCCCTGACTTTGAGCAGGGGCTGGCTAACCTGAAGACTGCCGCCGAGCGCTAA
- a CDS encoding sensor domain-containing diguanylate cyclase has translation MREELFDLIMVPLLTFFFAVLQRGRPQRRYRLWLGGWLLVLASMAIWEWERVESAATPAAETFRLWAMMLAGIAFLISFGQKELTLPQLRNFALLLSVPACVGILLINLGLGRPWIILSLIVAGEILAVWAMRRSFGLQSKYRILLLDLVATVSGAAMLWLATHGCTDKLYIVVLAEIFTAAGLMFLTLPMRGRAGQWIVAQGFFFWAAEYPLYGWMADKANWPHAIATLNNLWYLPKYLAAFGMILRVMEEDQAQVRTLTEEYRLLYEGNPHPMFVFSPSSGRFLSANRAAQTAYGYSLDELLRMEIGAIFLPEEATKRARQMRSERRLDQYQTKSRRQDGSVFYAEMTMYPVTFQSSWARFLLVVDTTANVELNLELVRQAHHDPLTGLPNRTLLEDRMRQWLSMAQRNIKPAALMTIDLDRFKLVNDTYGHLVGDECLKQVANRLQSRIRQSDTLARTGGEEFTLVVGQVSSEEGARVLAGNLLRLFEKPLEIDGLTVPITISIGVALYPEDATELDALRKLSDDALYEAKRSGRNRVVFASEVGDLSARRQSSG, from the coding sequence ATGAGGGAAGAACTGTTCGATTTGATCATGGTCCCGTTGCTGACCTTTTTCTTTGCTGTGTTGCAAAGAGGACGGCCGCAGCGGCGCTACCGCTTGTGGCTGGGCGGGTGGCTGCTGGTGCTGGCCAGCATGGCGATCTGGGAGTGGGAGCGCGTTGAGAGTGCCGCGACCCCGGCGGCCGAGACCTTCCGTCTGTGGGCCATGATGCTGGCCGGCATTGCATTCCTGATCTCATTTGGCCAGAAGGAGCTGACCCTGCCGCAGTTGCGGAACTTTGCGCTGCTGCTCAGCGTGCCGGCGTGCGTGGGCATCCTGCTGATCAATCTTGGACTAGGGCGGCCGTGGATCATTCTTTCCCTGATTGTTGCCGGGGAGATTCTGGCAGTCTGGGCCATGCGGCGCAGCTTTGGGCTGCAATCCAAATACCGCATACTGCTGCTGGATCTTGTTGCCACCGTGAGCGGCGCGGCCATGCTGTGGCTGGCGACCCATGGCTGCACAGACAAGCTGTACATCGTGGTGCTGGCAGAGATCTTTACCGCCGCCGGACTCATGTTTCTGACGCTGCCGATGCGTGGCCGCGCCGGACAATGGATTGTGGCGCAGGGCTTCTTCTTCTGGGCGGCAGAGTACCCGCTGTATGGCTGGATGGCGGACAAAGCCAACTGGCCCCACGCCATTGCGACGCTGAACAACCTCTGGTATCTGCCCAAGTATCTGGCGGCCTTTGGCATGATTCTGCGCGTGATGGAAGAAGACCAGGCGCAAGTGCGAACCCTGACGGAGGAGTACCGCCTTCTGTATGAAGGCAATCCACATCCGATGTTTGTCTTCTCGCCGTCGAGCGGACGTTTTCTTTCCGCCAACCGGGCGGCGCAGACAGCCTATGGTTACAGCCTGGACGAGCTGCTGAGGATGGAGATTGGCGCGATCTTTCTGCCGGAGGAGGCCACGAAGCGCGCCCGGCAGATGCGTTCGGAGCGCCGCCTGGACCAGTACCAGACCAAGAGCCGGCGCCAGGATGGCAGCGTCTTCTATGCGGAGATGACCATGTACCCTGTGACCTTTCAAAGCAGCTGGGCGCGGTTTCTGCTGGTGGTGGATACCACCGCCAACGTGGAGCTGAACCTCGAACTGGTGCGCCAGGCACACCACGATCCGTTGACCGGCCTGCCCAACCGGACCCTGCTGGAAGACCGCATGCGGCAGTGGCTGTCGATGGCGCAGCGGAACATCAAGCCCGCGGCGTTGATGACCATTGACCTGGACCGCTTCAAGCTGGTGAACGACACCTATGGACACCTGGTGGGCGACGAGTGCCTGAAACAGGTCGCCAACCGGCTGCAGTCGCGCATACGCCAGAGCGATACGCTGGCCCGCACCGGCGGCGAGGAGTTCACGCTGGTGGTGGGGCAGGTATCGTCCGAAGAAGGTGCAAGGGTGCTGGCCGGCAACCTGCTACGTCTGTTTGAGAAGCCGCTTGAGATTGACGGACTGACCGTGCCCATCACCATCAGCATTGGCGTGGCGCTGTATCCCGAGGACGCGACGGAACTGGACGCGCTACGAAAGCTCTCAGACGATGCCCTGTACGAGGCAAAGCGAAGCGGACGCAACCGCGTGGTGTTTGCCAGCGAGGTAGGAGATCTTAGCGCTCGGCGGCAGTCTTCAGGTTAG
- a CDS encoding sugar phosphate isomerase/epimerase family protein: protein MRMNRRQFVGGAAAVMAAGALGRTAWADPLGLPIGIQLYTVRDPMMKDTVGTVKQVAAMGYKEVETAGFGTLKTAAEFRKLLDDAGLKCPSAHLQWDMNNLQKSFDEAKALGCKYATASVPKQLIQERPSKPMAEMSDAERAAWRAKMVAPLTGDDFKKLAVAMNKVGEEAKKNGLVFGAHNHTMEFALVDGVPGYDYLIKNTSAANVKFEIDCGWITVAGYKPGDYVKKYPGRIKMLHIKDFSTWETGKTGESAKGTEIGKGKVDYKAIFASVKGQGIEHIFVEQEAPYTLPPLEAAKADFDYLHTLV, encoded by the coding sequence ATGCGGATGAATCGGCGGCAGTTTGTAGGTGGCGCGGCAGCGGTAATGGCAGCAGGAGCGTTGGGACGCACGGCGTGGGCTGACCCGCTGGGCCTGCCCATCGGCATCCAGCTTTACACCGTACGCGACCCCATGATGAAAGACACTGTCGGCACCGTAAAGCAGGTGGCCGCCATGGGATACAAGGAAGTGGAGACAGCCGGCTTTGGCACGTTGAAGACCGCAGCCGAGTTCCGCAAGTTGCTGGACGATGCCGGCCTGAAGTGCCCCAGCGCTCACCTGCAGTGGGACATGAACAACCTGCAGAAGTCGTTTGACGAAGCCAAGGCGCTGGGCTGTAAGTACGCAACGGCGTCGGTGCCGAAGCAGTTGATCCAGGAGAGGCCGAGCAAGCCGATGGCGGAGATGTCCGATGCCGAGCGTGCCGCCTGGCGCGCCAAGATGGTGGCTCCGCTGACCGGGGACGACTTCAAGAAGCTGGCCGTGGCCATGAACAAGGTGGGAGAAGAGGCCAAGAAGAATGGCCTGGTGTTTGGCGCGCACAACCACACCATGGAGTTTGCCCTGGTAGACGGCGTTCCGGGTTACGACTACCTGATCAAGAACACCAGCGCGGCCAACGTAAAGTTCGAGATCGACTGCGGATGGATTACCGTGGCGGGCTACAAGCCGGGCGACTATGTGAAGAAGTATCCGGGCCGCATCAAGATGCTGCACATCAAGGACTTCTCTACGTGGGAGACGGGTAAGACGGGCGAGAGCGCCAAGGGCACCGAGATCGGCAAGGGCAAGGTGGACTACAAGGCGATCTTCGCCAGCGTGAAGGGCCAGGGCATTGAGCACATCTTCGTGGAGCAGGAAGCTCCGTACACGTTGCCTCCGCTGGAAGCGGCGAAGGCCGACTTCGACTACCTGCACACGCTGGTCTAA
- a CDS encoding SDR family NAD(P)-dependent oxidoreductase, whose protein sequence is MRDFFTMEMTQFATYPSLRSRVVLVTGGASGIGAAIVEAFAQQGARIAFLDLARQQGESLAARLTAAGHTALFLPCDLTDTAAAQQAVRAVEEQWGPLDVLVNNAANDVRHTVEEITPERWDQLMAVNLKHQFFLAQAVLPGMQRQQHGSIINMGSISWAIPSTDLPVYTTAKAAIVGLTKTLAHLAGQYNIRVNCVMPGAILTEKQQRLWLTPEYKQHVLAAQAIQRMIQPEEVARLVLFLAADDSTAITSQCHVIDGGWI, encoded by the coding sequence ATGCGAGACTTCTTCACGATGGAGATGACCCAGTTTGCAACCTACCCAAGCCTGCGCAGCCGCGTTGTGCTGGTCACCGGCGGAGCCAGCGGCATTGGCGCGGCCATCGTGGAAGCCTTCGCACAGCAGGGGGCGCGCATCGCTTTCCTTGATCTGGCACGGCAGCAGGGCGAATCCCTCGCGGCCCGGCTCACGGCAGCAGGACACACCGCGCTCTTCCTGCCCTGCGACCTGACCGATACCGCAGCAGCGCAACAGGCCGTCCGCGCTGTCGAAGAGCAATGGGGCCCTCTGGACGTGCTGGTGAACAACGCCGCCAATGACGTGCGCCACACGGTGGAGGAGATCACGCCTGAGCGCTGGGACCAGTTGATGGCGGTCAACCTGAAGCACCAGTTCTTCCTGGCGCAGGCGGTTCTGCCGGGGATGCAGCGGCAGCAGCACGGCTCCATCATCAACATGGGCTCCATCTCGTGGGCCATTCCGTCGACGGATCTGCCGGTCTACACCACGGCCAAGGCGGCCATCGTCGGGCTTACCAAGACGCTGGCGCATCTCGCGGGTCAGTACAACATCCGTGTGAACTGTGTCATGCCCGGAGCCATTCTTACCGAGAAGCAGCAGCGGCTGTGGCTTACGCCGGAGTACAAGCAGCACGTCCTGGCCGCGCAGGCCATCCAGCGCATGATCCAGCCCGAAGAGGTGGCCCGGCTGGTATTGTTTCTTGCCGCGGACGACAGCACCGCGATCACCAGCCAATGCCACGTCATCGACGGCGGGTGGATCTAG
- a CDS encoding nucleotidyltransferase family protein, producing the protein MKTAALVLAAGASTRLGQPKQLVPLQGETLLERALRLACKAGCEPVIAVLGAHAGKIEAVVSFDGIHVVHNPAWQEGMASSIRAGLHDLVMGRAERLLVMACDQPSVTAGHLQALLQQEEGIVASGYAGRRGIPAVFPRSMFGDLMHLRGDAGARDLLRGESVTVIDLPEGELDIDTPADLARLSQT; encoded by the coding sequence ATGAAGACCGCGGCGCTGGTGCTTGCGGCGGGAGCCTCCACGCGGCTGGGCCAGCCCAAGCAGCTGGTGCCTCTTCAGGGGGAAACTCTCCTGGAACGGGCGCTTCGCCTGGCCTGCAAGGCAGGCTGCGAACCGGTGATCGCCGTGCTGGGCGCGCATGCGGGCAAAATCGAAGCCGTCGTCAGCTTTGACGGTATCCATGTGGTTCACAACCCTGCCTGGCAGGAAGGCATGGCCTCCTCCATTCGAGCCGGGCTGCATGACCTGGTGATGGGCAGGGCAGAGCGGCTTCTGGTCATGGCCTGTGACCAGCCTTCGGTCACCGCTGGGCACCTGCAGGCGCTCCTGCAGCAGGAAGAAGGAATCGTCGCCAGCGGATACGCCGGCCGCCGCGGTATTCCTGCTGTCTTTCCACGTTCCATGTTTGGAGATCTGATGCACCTGCGCGGCGATGCCGGCGCGCGCGATCTTCTGCGCGGTGAGTCTGTTACCGTCATCGACCTTCCTGAAGGGGAGCTCGACATCGACACACCTGCAGACCTGGCTCGCCTCTCGCAAACCTGA